The following coding sequences lie in one Oceanicola sp. 502str15 genomic window:
- the hmgA gene encoding homogentisate 1,2-dioxygenase, translating into MNDQSKPAGLTQAPSHIGTTPGYMPGFANDFETEALPGALPQGMNSPQKCNYGLYGEQLSGTAFTANPPERTWTYRIRPSVKHSHRYERIDLPYWVSAPNVVDNVTSLGQYRWDPVPHSEEPLTWLTGMRTMTTAGDVNTQVGMASHIYLVTASMEDAYFYSADSELLVVPQEGKLRFATELGVIDLAPQEIAILPRGLVYRVEVLEGPARGFVCENYGQKFELPARGPIGANCLANPRDFKAPVAAFEDREVPSTLTIKWCGQFHETQINQSPLDVVAWHGNYAPYKYDLKTYCPVGAVLFDHPDPSIFTVLTAPSGVPGTANIDFVLFRERWMVAENTFRPPWYHKNIMSELMGNIYGQYDAKPQGFVPGGMSLHNMMLPHGPDRDAFEGASNADLKAHKLDNTMSFMFETRFPQHLTAFAANEAPLQDNYIDCWVSLEKKFDGTPGTK; encoded by the coding sequence CCCGGCTACATGCCCGGCTTCGCCAATGATTTTGAAACCGAGGCCCTGCCCGGCGCGCTGCCGCAGGGCATGAACAGCCCGCAAAAGTGCAACTACGGCCTCTACGGCGAGCAGCTCTCCGGCACCGCCTTCACCGCCAACCCGCCTGAGCGGACGTGGACCTACCGCATTCGCCCCTCGGTCAAGCACTCCCACCGCTACGAGCGGATCGACCTGCCCTACTGGGTCTCCGCCCCCAACGTGGTCGATAACGTCACCTCCCTCGGCCAATACCGCTGGGATCCCGTGCCGCACTCAGAAGAACCGCTCACATGGCTTACCGGCATGCGCACCATGACCACGGCGGGCGACGTGAACACGCAGGTGGGCATGGCGAGCCACATCTATCTCGTCACTGCCTCCATGGAAGACGCCTATTTCTATAGCGCCGACAGCGAGCTGCTGGTCGTCCCCCAGGAGGGCAAGCTGCGCTTCGCCACCGAGCTGGGCGTGATCGACCTGGCCCCTCAGGAGATCGCCATCCTCCCCCGTGGCCTCGTCTACCGGGTCGAAGTGCTCGAAGGCCCGGCCCGCGGTTTCGTCTGCGAGAACTACGGCCAGAAGTTCGAGCTGCCCGCCCGCGGCCCGATCGGCGCCAACTGCCTCGCCAACCCGCGCGACTTCAAGGCCCCCGTGGCCGCCTTCGAAGACCGCGAAGTGCCCTCCACCCTCACCATCAAATGGTGCGGCCAGTTCCATGAGACGCAGATCAACCAAAGCCCGCTCGACGTGGTGGCCTGGCACGGCAACTACGCGCCCTACAAGTATGATCTCAAAACATATTGCCCCGTCGGCGCAGTGCTTTTCGACCACCCGGACCCGTCGATCTTCACCGTCCTGACGGCCCCCTCGGGCGTGCCCGGCACCGCCAACATCGACTTCGTCCTGTTCCGCGAGCGCTGGATGGTGGCCGAAAACACCTTCCGCCCGCCATGGTATCACAAGAACATCATGTCCGAGCTGATGGGCAACATCTACGGCCAGTATGATGCCAAGCCGCAGGGCTTCGTCCCCGGCGGCATGAGCCTGCACAACATGATGCTCCCCCACGGCCCCGACCGAGACGCCTTCGAGGGCGCCTCCAACGCCGACCTCAAGGCCCACAAGCTCGACAACACCATGAGCTTCATGTTCGAAACCCGCTTCCCCCAGCACCTCACGGCCTTTGCCGCCAATGAGGCCCCGCTGCAGGACAACTACATCGACTGCTGGGTGAGCCTGGAGAAGAAGTTCGACGGAACCCCCGGAACCAAATGA
- a CDS encoding MBL fold metallo-hydrolase: MAKAFASAGDMSEKTISFTEVGEGLYAFTAEGDPNSGVIIGDESVMIVEAQATPRLANKVIDCVRSVTDKPISHVVLTHYHAVRVLGASAFGAEQIIMSDTARAMVAERGQEDWDSEFDRFPRLFEGHESIPGLTWPTTTFTGKMSVFLGKRRVDLMQLGRAHTAGDIVIHVPDQNVMFTGDIVEYHSACYCGDGHFGDWGKTLDAIKAYDLDAIAPGRGDALIGSEMVNAAIENTRDFVASTYAPAAKVAARGGTLKEAWDAIRAACDPKFADYAIYEHCLPFNVARAFDEAQGIDTPRIWTAERDKEMWAALQG, from the coding sequence ATGGCCAAAGCCTTCGCCTCCGCCGGAGACATGAGCGAAAAGACAATCAGCTTCACCGAAGTCGGCGAGGGCCTCTATGCCTTCACCGCCGAGGGTGACCCGAACTCGGGCGTCATCATCGGCGACGAGAGCGTGATGATCGTCGAGGCCCAGGCCACCCCGCGCCTTGCGAACAAGGTGATCGACTGCGTGCGGAGCGTCACCGACAAGCCGATTTCCCATGTGGTGCTGACCCATTACCACGCCGTGCGCGTCCTCGGCGCTTCCGCCTTCGGGGCCGAGCAGATCATCATGTCCGACACCGCCCGCGCCATGGTGGCCGAACGCGGGCAGGAGGATTGGGACAGCGAGTTTGATCGTTTCCCCCGCCTCTTCGAGGGCCATGAGAGCATCCCCGGCCTGACCTGGCCCACCACCACTTTCACCGGCAAGATGAGCGTATTCCTCGGCAAGCGCCGGGTCGACCTGATGCAGCTCGGCCGGGCCCATACGGCAGGCGATATCGTCATCCACGTGCCCGACCAGAACGTCATGTTCACCGGCGACATCGTCGAATATCATTCCGCCTGCTACTGCGGCGACGGGCACTTCGGCGACTGGGGCAAGACCCTCGACGCCATCAAGGCCTACGATCTCGACGCCATCGCGCCGGGCCGGGGCGATGCGCTGATCGGCTCCGAGATGGTCAACGCCGCCATCGAGAACACCCGCGATTTCGTCGCCTCCACCTACGCCCCCGCCGCCAAGGTTGCCGCCCGTGGTGGCACGCTTAAGGAAGCCTGGGACGCCATACGCGCCGCCTGCGACCCCAAGTTCGCCGATTACGCGATCTACGAGCACTGCCTGCCCTTCAACGTCGCCCGCGCCTTCGACGAGGCCCAGGGCATCGACACGCCCCGCATCTGGACCGCCGAGCGCGACAAGGAGATGTGGGCGGCGCTGCAAGGCTGA
- the fahA gene encoding fumarylacetoacetase, translated as MPLMKSWVTSANAENHPFPLNNLPYGVFSTGDEEPRCGVAIGDMILDMAAAEEAGLVTLSDVPVFDLPFWNEVMELGPKAWGELRAALTELLAEGAAKASVVQPLLVPMSEAELHMPFLVSEYTDFYAGKQHATNVGTMFRGAENALPPNWLHIPIGYNGRASTVVVSGTDIHRPNGQLKAPDADAPSFGPCKRLDIELEMGAVVGTSTEMGQPVTVAEAEKMIFGYVLLNDWSARDIQAWEYQPLGPFQAKAFATSISPWIVTTAALEPFRTSTPQREKPLLPYLEEPRPGLFDIKLSAAIQPEGAASATTFSNTNYSEMYYSAAQQLAHHSTSGCAMTAGDLLGSGTISGADKSSYGSLLEVSWGGKEPLTLDTGETRTFIEDGDTLTLEGHAEGDGYRIGFGTCTGKILGAVKWP; from the coding sequence ATGCCCCTGATGAAATCCTGGGTCACTTCGGCCAACGCCGAAAACCACCCCTTCCCCCTCAACAACCTGCCCTACGGCGTGTTCTCCACCGGCGATGAAGAGCCGCGCTGCGGCGTTGCCATCGGTGACATGATCCTCGACATGGCCGCCGCCGAAGAGGCCGGGCTGGTGACGCTCTCCGACGTGCCGGTCTTCGATCTGCCGTTCTGGAACGAGGTCATGGAGCTTGGCCCCAAGGCCTGGGGCGAGCTGCGCGCCGCGCTCACCGAACTGCTCGCGGAGGGCGCTGCCAAGGCCAGCGTGGTCCAGCCCCTGCTGGTTCCCATGTCCGAGGCCGAGCTTCACATGCCCTTCCTCGTCTCCGAATACACCGACTTCTATGCCGGAAAGCAGCACGCCACCAATGTCGGCACCATGTTTCGCGGCGCCGAAAACGCCCTACCGCCCAACTGGCTGCACATCCCCATCGGCTACAACGGCCGCGCCTCCACCGTGGTCGTCTCGGGCACCGACATTCACCGCCCCAACGGCCAGCTGAAAGCGCCGGATGCCGATGCACCCTCCTTCGGCCCGTGCAAACGGCTCGATATCGAGCTGGAAATGGGCGCCGTTGTCGGCACCTCCACCGAGATGGGCCAGCCCGTAACGGTCGCCGAGGCCGAGAAGATGATCTTCGGCTACGTCCTGCTCAACGACTGGTCCGCCCGCGATATCCAGGCCTGGGAATACCAACCCCTCGGCCCGTTTCAGGCCAAGGCCTTCGCCACCTCGATCAGCCCATGGATCGTGACCACCGCCGCGCTGGAGCCCTTCCGCACCTCCACGCCCCAGCGCGAGAAGCCACTGCTGCCCTACCTCGAAGAGCCGCGCCCGGGCCTCTTCGATATCAAGCTCTCGGCGGCCATCCAGCCTGAAGGCGCGGCATCGGCCACCACCTTCTCCAACACCAACTACAGCGAAATGTATTACTCCGCCGCCCAGCAGCTCGCACACCACAGCACCTCGGGCTGCGCCATGACGGCGGGTGACCTGCTCGGCTCCGGCACCATCTCGGGTGCCGACAAGTCCAGCTACGGCTCGCTGCTCGAAGTTTCCTGGGGCGGCAAGGAGCCGCTGACGCTCGACACCGGCGAGACCCGCACCTTCATCGAAGACGGCGACACGCTCACGCTGGAAGGCCACGCCGAGGGCGACGGCTATCGGATCGGTTTCGGCACCTGCACCGGCAAGATCCTCGGGGCGGTCAAGTGGCCCTAA
- a CDS encoding DUF2585 domain-containing protein, whose amino-acid sequence MKRVHYGYWVALAVTVAMAAVLLWWGREPICKCGYVKLWHGTVVSSENSQHITDWYTPSHIIHGLLFYGLLWLVAWKLPLGWRFAIATAIEAGWELLENTDRVIEHYRSVTISLDYYGDSVLNSVSDIAAMWVGFALARKLPVWASVVLALAFEAFTTWMIRDGLALNVLMLLYPLEAVKAWQGAG is encoded by the coding sequence ATGAAACGGGTGCATTACGGGTATTGGGTGGCGCTGGCCGTCACTGTTGCGATGGCGGCGGTGCTGCTGTGGTGGGGGCGCGAGCCGATCTGCAAGTGCGGGTATGTGAAGCTCTGGCATGGCACGGTGGTGTCGAGCGAGAACTCGCAGCACATCACCGACTGGTACACGCCGAGCCATATCATCCATGGGCTGCTGTTTTACGGCTTGCTCTGGCTGGTGGCGTGGAAGCTGCCGCTGGGCTGGCGCTTTGCGATTGCCACCGCGATCGAGGCGGGCTGGGAGCTGCTGGAGAACACCGACAGGGTGATCGAGCATTACCGCAGCGTGACGATCTCGCTCGATTACTATGGCGACTCCGTGCTGAACTCGGTCAGCGACATTGCCGCCATGTGGGTGGGCTTTGCGCTGGCGCGCAAGTTGCCGGTCTGGGCGAGCGTGGTGCTGGCGCTGGCCTTCGAGGCCTTCACCACATGGATGATCCGCGACGGGCTGGCGCTGAACGTGCTCATGCTGCTCTACCCGCTGGAGGCGGTGAAAGCCTGGCAGGGGGCGGGTTAG